In Quercus lobata isolate SW786 chromosome 12, ValleyOak3.0 Primary Assembly, whole genome shotgun sequence, a genomic segment contains:
- the LOC115972613 gene encoding EKC/KEOPS complex subunit TP53RK-like produces the protein MEIKTDVKESSLILLKQGAEARVFESNFVGKRSVIKERFSKKYRHPTLDSKITLKRLNAEARCMTKARRLGVSTPVLYYVDPVLHTLTFEYVDGPSVKDILLEFGSYGIIEERLDDIALQIGDAIGKLHDGGLIHGDLTTSNMLLKSGTNQLVLIDFGLSFTSTLSEDKAVDLYVLERALLSMHSSCGNVMDRILAAYRKSSKQWSSTLNKLAQVRQRGRKRTMVG, from the exons ATGGAGATTAAGACAGATGTAAAAGAAAGCTCTCTCATTCTGCTGAAGCAAGGAGCTGAAGCT AGAGTTTTTGAGTCAAATTTTGTGGGAAAGAGGTCTGTAATTAAGGAACGTTTCTCCAAGAAGTATAGGCATCCTACTTTGGattctaaaataactcttaAGCGCTTAAATgca GAAGCCAGGTGCATGACGAAAGCAAGAAGACTTGGAGTTTCTACTCCAGTGTTGTACTATGTGGACCCTGTGCTGCACACACTAACATTTGAATACGTAGATGGCCCTTCGGTCAAAGACATACTCCTTGAATTTGGGTCATATGGTATAATTGAAGAACGACTGGATGATATTGCTTTACAAATTGGTGATGCAATTGGAAAATTGCATGATGGTGGTCTCATCCATGGTGACTTGACCACTTCAAACATGCTACTCAAGAGTGGTACTAACCAGCTg GTCCTTATTGACTTTGGTTTGAGCTTTACTTCAACTCTTTCAGAAGATAAAGCTGTTGATTTATATGTGCTTGAACGAGCACTGCTCTCCATGCATTCTTCATGTGGGAATGTG ATGGATCGGATACTTGCTGCATATCGGAAGTCCTCAAAGCAGTGGTCATCTACACTGAACAAGCTTGCTCAAG TGCGACAAAGAGGACGAAAGCGGACCATGGTTGGATGA